A single window of Vibrio sp. SCSIO 43137 DNA harbors:
- a CDS encoding peroxiredoxin C codes for MVLVGRQAPDFTAAAVLGNGEIVDSFNFAEFTKGKKAVVFFYPLDFTFVCPSELIAFDKRFEDFQEKGVEVIGVSIDSQFSHNAWRNTAIEDGGIGQVKYPLIADVKHEICKAYDVEHPEAGVAFRGSFLIDEDGLVRHQVVNDLPLGRNIDEMLRMVDALNFHQKNGEVCPAQWEEGKAGMDASPKGVAAFLSEHEDDLK; via the coding sequence ATGGTATTAGTTGGTCGTCAAGCCCCTGATTTTACTGCTGCAGCAGTATTAGGTAATGGTGAGATCGTTGATAGCTTTAACTTCGCAGAGTTCACTAAAGGCAAAAAAGCAGTTGTATTCTTTTATCCGCTAGACTTCACCTTCGTTTGCCCATCAGAGCTAATCGCTTTTGACAAGCGTTTTGAAGATTTCCAGGAAAAAGGCGTTGAAGTAATCGGTGTATCTATCGATTCTCAGTTTTCACACAACGCATGGCGTAACACTGCGATCGAAGACGGCGGTATCGGTCAGGTGAAATACCCTCTGATTGCTGACGTTAAGCACGAAATCTGCAAAGCGTACGATGTAGAGCACCCAGAAGCAGGTGTTGCATTCCGTGGTTCTTTCCTAATTGATGAAGATGGTCTGGTGCGTCACCAGGTAGTTAACGACCTTCCTCTTGGCCGTAACATTGATGAAATGCTACGTATGGTAGACGCACTGAACTTCCACCAGAAAAATGGTGAAGTGTGCCCGGCACAGTGGGAAGAAGGTAAAGCTGGTATGGATGCATCTCCAAAAGGTGTTGCAGCCTTCCTGTCTGAACACGAAGACGATCTGAAATAA